The following are from one region of the Tenacibaculum dicentrarchi genome:
- a CDS encoding CvpA family protein, whose translation MNIFDIIIAVLLLFGFVRGILKGLFVEVASLVALIAGVYGAMHFSYFISDWLASSVSWDEKYISLTAFAGTFIVIIIVISLLGKILTKVADFASLGILNKILGGVFGALKIGLILSVAFIFFGKMNDTIPFVTKENLAESILYRPVKKIAPMIFPSIIKED comes from the coding sequence ATGAATATTTTTGATATTATAATAGCTGTTCTTTTACTATTTGGTTTTGTACGAGGAATTCTCAAAGGATTATTTGTTGAGGTAGCCTCTTTGGTAGCTTTAATTGCGGGAGTTTATGGTGCAATGCATTTTTCTTATTTTATTTCAGATTGGTTAGCAAGCAGTGTTTCTTGGGATGAAAAATACATTAGTTTAACTGCCTTTGCAGGAACATTTATTGTTATTATTATAGTAATATCTTTACTAGGAAAAATACTAACTAAAGTTGCCGATTTTGCTTCTTTAGGAATTTTAAATAAAATATTGGGCGGTGTTTTTGGTGCTTTAAAAATTGGATTAATATTAAGTGTCGCTTTTATTTTCTTTGGAAAAATGAACGATACCATTCCTTTTGTAACCAAAGAAAACTTAGCCGAATCTATTTTATACCGCCCTGTTAAAAAAATTGCCCCGATGATTTTTCCATCAATAATTAAAGAAGATTAA
- a CDS encoding TlpA disulfide reductase family protein, producing the protein MKKLLSLLILATSIVSAQYTIKGTMTPPEKSDWVYLHKLQGAKPKFIGNTTIKSNTIVVGGEKQTLGKFEFTLPEDAPAGAYRATYRNKGAGFVDFYFNKENIEFIFNPKYPGQSIVFTASRENKLYTEYLQSYALIQNKIDENQVDYIKNGNKETKKAYKVAVKELEDVQDIYENKSDGMLVNNFIEASQRYNPSSPIDNMDEYLSSTVNHFFKYIDFKNEALYNSSFLVDRIADYVFYLNYSDNKELQQKLLKESITKVMGKLSGVQLKKSVTVFLITSLAEKRNGPIVDWMFENYYDKLPEEEIDPVFRKETLQFLNATVGRIAPDFSWEEAGKELKLSTLADGEKYLLIFWSTSCPHCTRDIPELHTLMQKYNEVSVVSFAVENYKSTDWNEFQKNLPYWHNAMGTHPTYKFDNETIVKYNLTGTPSYFVLDKDKKIIAIPNDLEDVKKYFAKQSK; encoded by the coding sequence ATGAAAAAATTACTTTCGCTATTAATACTTGCTACTTCAATAGTTAGTGCTCAATACACAATTAAAGGAACAATGACTCCTCCTGAAAAAAGTGACTGGGTTTACTTACATAAATTACAAGGAGCTAAGCCTAAATTTATCGGTAATACAACTATAAAATCGAACACCATTGTTGTTGGTGGAGAAAAACAAACTTTAGGTAAATTTGAATTTACTCTTCCTGAAGATGCTCCTGCTGGTGCATACAGAGCTACTTATCGAAATAAAGGTGCTGGTTTTGTAGACTTCTATTTCAATAAAGAAAATATCGAATTTATATTCAATCCGAAATACCCAGGACAATCTATTGTTTTTACAGCTTCTAGAGAAAATAAATTATATACCGAATATTTACAATCTTATGCTTTAATTCAAAATAAAATTGACGAAAATCAAGTTGATTATATTAAAAATGGAAATAAAGAAACTAAAAAAGCATATAAAGTAGCCGTAAAAGAATTAGAAGATGTGCAAGATATTTATGAAAATAAATCAGATGGTATGTTAGTTAATAATTTTATAGAAGCTTCACAACGTTATAACCCATCTAGTCCTATTGATAATATGGACGAATATCTTTCTTCTACAGTTAATCATTTTTTTAAATATATCGATTTTAAAAATGAGGCTTTATATAACTCTTCTTTTTTAGTAGATCGCATTGCCGATTATGTTTTTTACTTAAATTATTCTGATAATAAAGAATTACAACAAAAACTACTTAAAGAATCTATTACAAAGGTAATGGGCAAACTTTCTGGTGTTCAATTAAAAAAATCAGTAACAGTATTTTTAATTACTTCTTTAGCTGAAAAACGCAATGGTCCAATAGTAGATTGGATGTTTGAAAACTACTATGATAAGTTACCTGAAGAAGAAATTGATCCTGTATTTAGAAAAGAAACCTTACAATTTTTAAATGCTACCGTTGGTAGAATAGCACCTGATTTTTCATGGGAAGAAGCAGGTAAAGAACTTAAATTATCAACCTTAGCTGATGGTGAAAAATATTTATTAATTTTTTGGAGCACCTCTTGTCCTCACTGTACTAGAGACATTCCTGAATTACATACCCTAATGCAAAAATACAATGAAGTATCAGTAGTATCATTTGCTGTTGAAAACTACAAGTCAACTGATTGGAATGAATTTCAAAAAAACCTACCTTACTGGCACAATGCTATGGGAACACATCCTACCTATAAATTTGACAACGAAACCATAGTTAAGTACAATTTAACAGGAACGCCTTCTTATTTTGTTTTAGATAAAGATAAAAAAATAATTGCGATACCAAACGATTTAGAAGATGTTAAAAAATATTTCGCAAAACAATCAAAATAA
- a CDS encoding YraN family protein → MAQHNELGIKGEQLAIEYLQNKGYVIVEKNYRFKKAEVDIIAKKSDTLIVVEVKTRSSSYFGNPQDFVNPKKIKLLVYAIDNYVNQKDLDVEVRFDIIAILKNKEGFNIHHIEDAFLYF, encoded by the coding sequence GTGGCACAACATAATGAACTTGGAATAAAAGGTGAGCAGTTAGCTATTGAATATTTACAAAATAAAGGATACGTTATAGTTGAGAAAAATTATCGATTTAAAAAGGCTGAAGTTGATATTATCGCTAAAAAGTCAGATACTTTAATTGTTGTAGAAGTAAAAACAAGGTCTAGTTCTTATTTTGGTAATCCACAAGATTTTGTAAATCCGAAGAAAATAAAATTATTGGTTTATGCAATTGATAATTATGTAAATCAAAAAGATTTAGATGTTGAGGTTCGATTTGATATTATCGCAATTTTAAAAAACAAAGAAGGTTTTAATATTCATCATATAGAAGACGCATTTTTATATTTTTAA
- a CDS encoding S66 peptidase family protein, which produces MRFTKQKMFVFSLLVSLLLSMSMNAQNNFMKLKTPPFLQKGDTIVILAPAGILKNRKHIIDKAKKLAQSWGLKVVYGKHMFNQSHHFSGTDEQRCQDFQDALDNPNIKAIWSARGGYGSVRILDKLDFSKFIENPKWVIGYSDITAFHNHIHNLGVETIHGIMGTSLQDKPEVLAESIASLKKVLFGEKLSYQIITSKYNRTPNKINKFSGELIGGNIAILTSMLGSESQISTENKVLFIEEIGEYKYSIDRMLQSLKRAGYFTKVNAVIVGDMTKVKKNSTPWGSSIEQLILDVIPKDIPVVFNFPAGHEPDNRALIMGRTVEVNNDKIVTVKFK; this is translated from the coding sequence ATGAGATTTACGAAACAAAAAATGTTTGTTTTTTCATTGTTAGTATCGCTATTATTGTCAATGTCAATGAACGCTCAAAATAATTTTATGAAATTAAAAACACCACCATTTTTACAAAAAGGCGATACTATTGTAATTCTAGCTCCTGCTGGAATTTTAAAAAATAGAAAACATATTATTGATAAAGCCAAAAAACTTGCCCAAAGTTGGGGATTAAAAGTTGTTTATGGAAAACATATGTTTAATCAATCTCATCATTTTTCGGGAACAGACGAACAGCGTTGTCAAGATTTTCAAGATGCTTTAGATAATCCGAATATTAAAGCTATTTGGTCGGCTCGTGGCGGTTATGGTTCTGTTAGAATATTAGATAAATTAGATTTTTCTAAATTTATTGAAAATCCTAAATGGGTAATTGGTTATTCTGATATTACAGCGTTTCATAATCATATTCATAATTTAGGCGTAGAAACGATTCACGGAATAATGGGAACAAGTTTGCAAGATAAACCTGAAGTACTTGCAGAAAGTATTGCATCGCTTAAAAAAGTATTGTTTGGTGAAAAATTATCATATCAAATTATAACGTCAAAATATAATAGAACTCCTAATAAAATAAATAAATTTTCAGGTGAATTAATTGGCGGAAATATTGCTATTTTAACATCGATGTTAGGCTCGGAGAGTCAAATATCAACAGAAAATAAAGTTTTATTTATTGAAGAAATAGGCGAATACAAATATTCGATTGACAGAATGTTACAAAGCTTAAAACGTGCAGGATATTTTACAAAAGTAAATGCCGTTATTGTTGGCGATATGACTAAGGTTAAAAAAAATTCAACACCTTGGGGAAGTTCTATCGAACAATTAATTTTAGATGTAATTCCTAAAGATATTCCTGTTGTATTTAATTTTCCTGCAGGTCATGAACCTGATAACAGAGCTTTAATTATGGGAAGAACTGTTGAAGTAAATAATGATAAAATAGTAACTGTAAAATTTAAGTAG
- a CDS encoding TonB-dependent receptor has protein sequence MNNKGLLLLMMFVTSVIFSQDLKTVKGKITDKNGNPIENVTIVLSDLNKGVYSNSKGEFYLDKLKSKKIVLKASKIGYATIINKITLSTKNNIVNLVMLSKTEALKEVIVNGNLQQKNKSKVSTNRLGAKTIDMPNSSDVVGKSLIEQQQSLTLGEVMTNVSGVFQFNKGYGGVSETFGARGLSLRYLGFMFRDGIRFSTNQYLATPELQSFEKVEILKGGAAINFGYVSPGATINYVTKKPFFETKGTISFRYGSYDFIKPTLDYNFKLSEKLAFRFVSTTDMANSFRETVKTKRYFNYGAFRYLASENTTIDLNVEYLKDKRPFDFGLPIFEDRIITGTTIDNEGKEKPVYLQEKGQQRLYSKITKDLRKRFIGSPFNNRNSNQFNANLKLDSQLNEQWNLNIALGTSISDYDYVRTGSGFSNQYFLEGNDIRISRTLEKQSWIENGFGAQINLTGKYAVLGMKNRTSFSIDYDNRNQKTVNYNSIRGFDDVYLFNKNTIQKGLVTMDKSYLGDNKFVGVGISFQNLLSITDYLNLLASVRMDVVDGSSENVYLIDYSGNKPGDIVLKEYDDVAFTPSIGLTYKLTEDNSIFASFTNTFNPNNRFRLNDDDDILPSFYTNQFEVGTKNSFYAGRFNVNATYYIINSDDYVTSPNRPERHAIGPGTKYRGLEFDASAKPFEGLTLSANYSYIDAEYGEGGFFKAGTRPQQTPEHQLGFWSNYKFNSGALKNFSLNFGGQYTSERLGNDFYRGNNPYIQKAYTLLNAGVGYQQKNFDVNLKVTNILDEFTFFAYRYGSVNPIDPTQFSLTTRYRF, from the coding sequence ATGAATAATAAAGGACTATTGTTATTAATGATGTTCGTAACATCCGTCATTTTTTCTCAAGATTTAAAAACAGTAAAAGGGAAAATCACAGACAAAAATGGAAATCCAATTGAAAATGTAACAATTGTATTATCTGACCTTAATAAAGGTGTGTATTCTAATAGTAAAGGAGAATTTTATTTAGATAAATTAAAATCTAAAAAAATAGTTTTAAAAGCTTCAAAAATAGGGTATGCAACAATTATAAATAAGATTACATTATCAACTAAAAATAATATTGTAAATCTAGTAATGTTGTCTAAAACCGAAGCATTAAAAGAGGTAATAGTTAATGGTAATTTACAACAAAAAAACAAATCTAAAGTATCTACAAACCGATTAGGTGCTAAAACTATTGATATGCCAAATTCATCTGATGTTGTAGGTAAATCATTAATAGAACAACAACAATCCTTGACTTTAGGGGAGGTAATGACTAATGTTTCTGGAGTTTTTCAATTTAATAAAGGTTATGGAGGAGTTTCTGAAACTTTTGGTGCTAGAGGTTTAAGTTTACGTTACTTAGGTTTTATGTTTAGAGACGGTATAAGGTTTAGTACTAATCAATATTTAGCAACTCCTGAATTACAATCATTTGAAAAAGTAGAAATTTTAAAAGGTGGAGCGGCTATTAATTTTGGATATGTATCGCCAGGAGCAACTATAAATTATGTGACTAAAAAACCATTTTTTGAAACCAAAGGAACTATTTCTTTCAGATATGGAAGCTACGATTTTATCAAGCCAACGTTAGATTATAATTTTAAATTATCAGAAAAATTAGCCTTCAGATTTGTTTCTACAACCGATATGGCAAACAGTTTTAGAGAAACCGTAAAAACCAAGCGTTATTTTAATTATGGAGCTTTTAGATATTTAGCATCAGAAAATACCACTATCGATTTGAATGTAGAATATTTAAAAGATAAACGTCCGTTTGATTTTGGATTGCCAATTTTTGAAGATAGAATTATTACAGGAACAACAATAGATAATGAAGGAAAAGAAAAACCTGTTTATTTACAAGAAAAAGGACAGCAACGTTTGTATTCTAAAATAACAAAAGATTTAAGAAAAAGATTTATAGGAAGTCCTTTTAATAACAGAAATTCAAATCAATTTAATGCTAATTTAAAATTAGATTCTCAATTAAATGAACAATGGAATTTAAATATTGCCTTAGGAACTTCTATTTCTGATTATGATTATGTTAGAACAGGAAGTGGTTTTTCTAATCAATATTTTTTAGAAGGAAATGATATTAGAATTAGCAGAACACTAGAAAAGCAATCTTGGATTGAAAACGGTTTTGGAGCACAAATTAATTTAACAGGTAAATATGCTGTTTTAGGAATGAAAAATCGTACTAGTTTTAGTATCGATTATGATAATAGAAATCAAAAAACAGTAAATTATAATTCAATAAGAGGCTTTGATGATGTTTATTTATTTAATAAAAACACAATTCAAAAGGGATTGGTAACGATGGATAAATCTTATTTAGGCGATAATAAATTTGTAGGCGTAGGAATTTCGTTTCAAAATTTATTAAGCATTACTGATTATTTAAACTTATTGGCATCTGTAAGAATGGATGTTGTTGATGGTAGTTCAGAAAATGTTTACTTAATCGATTACAGCGGAAATAAACCTGGGGATATTGTATTGAAAGAATATGATGATGTCGCTTTTACACCAAGTATCGGTTTAACGTATAAACTCACAGAAGATAATTCAATTTTTGCAAGTTTTACAAATACTTTTAATCCAAATAATAGATTCAGGTTAAATGATGATGATGATATTTTACCATCATTTTACACAAATCAATTTGAAGTAGGAACAAAAAATAGTTTTTACGCTGGAAGATTTAATGTAAATGCGACTTATTATATTATTAATAGTGATGATTATGTAACAAGTCCTAATAGACCTGAAAGACATGCAATAGGTCCTGGAACAAAATATAGAGGTTTAGAGTTTGATGCTTCTGCAAAACCTTTTGAAGGATTAACATTAAGTGCAAATTATTCTTATATAGATGCCGAATATGGCGAAGGCGGATTTTTTAAAGCAGGAACTAGACCACAGCAAACTCCAGAACATCAGTTAGGTTTTTGGTCTAATTATAAATTTAATAGTGGTGCTTTAAAAAATTTCTCTCTTAATTTTGGAGGTCAATATACAAGTGAACGCCTTGGAAATGATTTTTATAGAGGAAATAATCCATACATCCAAAAAGCATACACATTGTTAAATGCGGGTGTTGGTTATCAGCAAAAAAACTTTGATGTGAATTTAAAAGTAACCAATATTTTAGATGAATTTACATTTTTTGCCTATCGATATGGTAGTGTAAACCCTATAGACCCAACACAATTTAGCTTAACAACACGATACAGATTTTAA
- the metG gene encoding methionine--tRNA ligase yields MTTPKRYTITAALPYTNGPIHIGHLAGVYVPGDIYARFLRGKGKDVTFICGSDEHGVAIPMRAKKEGVTPQHIIDKYHGIIKKSFVDFGVSFDNYSRTSSEVHHKTASDFFTKLYNDGEFIEEVTEQLYDAEANQYLADRFVVGTCPKCGNEESYGDQCEKCGTSHNATDLINPKSAITGNIPTLKETKHWFLPLDKHEDFLRKWILEGHKSDWKPNVLGQCKSWIDDGLRPRAVTRDLDWGIPVPAEGADGKVLYVWFDAPIGYISSTKEWAEREGKNWEDYWKKDDTKLVHFIGKDNIVFHCLIFPSMLKAHGDYILPENVPANEFLNLEGNKLSTSKNWAVWLHEYLEDFPNQQDVLRYTLTANAPESKDNDFTWKDFQAKNNNELVAIFGNFINRVVVLTNKYYEGKVPVASDLSEVDEDTLATLKEFPNVIAKSIERYRFREASQELMNLARLGNKYLADEEPWKMIKVDTERTKTIMNVALQIATGLAILSEPFLPFTSTKLKSILNIDANLTWNDVSEKDILISDNHQINKAELLFSKIEDVEIEKQLAKLEATKKANEAENRVLEPQKETIEFDDFTKIDIRVGTITAAEKVAKTKKLLKLTVDVGLDTRTIVSGIAESFKPEDIIGQQVSVVCNLAPRKLKGIESQGMILMIDTPDGKLAFSQPSEKVTNGEFIS; encoded by the coding sequence ATGACTACACCAAAAAGATATACAATTACAGCGGCATTACCTTATACAAACGGTCCTATACACATTGGGCATTTAGCAGGTGTTTATGTTCCTGGAGATATTTACGCACGTTTTTTACGTGGAAAAGGAAAAGATGTTACTTTTATTTGCGGATCTGATGAGCATGGTGTAGCAATACCAATGCGTGCAAAAAAAGAAGGTGTTACACCACAACATATTATTGATAAATATCACGGAATTATTAAAAAATCATTTGTTGATTTTGGTGTTTCTTTTGATAATTACTCTCGTACATCTTCTGAAGTTCATCATAAAACAGCTTCTGATTTTTTCACAAAATTATATAATGATGGAGAATTTATTGAAGAAGTTACAGAGCAATTATACGATGCTGAAGCTAATCAATATTTAGCTGACCGTTTTGTGGTTGGAACTTGCCCAAAATGTGGAAATGAAGAAAGCTATGGTGACCAATGTGAAAAATGTGGAACAAGCCATAATGCAACAGATTTAATCAATCCAAAATCGGCAATTACGGGAAATATTCCTACTTTAAAAGAAACAAAACACTGGTTTTTACCTTTAGATAAACACGAAGATTTTTTACGTAAATGGATTTTAGAAGGTCATAAAAGTGATTGGAAACCAAACGTTTTAGGGCAATGTAAATCTTGGATTGATGACGGATTACGCCCAAGAGCCGTAACTCGTGATTTAGACTGGGGAATTCCTGTTCCTGCTGAAGGAGCTGATGGAAAAGTTTTATATGTTTGGTTTGATGCGCCTATCGGATATATTTCATCAACCAAAGAATGGGCAGAACGTGAAGGTAAAAATTGGGAAGATTATTGGAAAAAAGACGATACTAAATTAGTACACTTTATCGGAAAAGACAATATTGTATTTCACTGTCTTATTTTTCCATCAATGTTAAAAGCACATGGAGATTATATTTTACCTGAAAATGTACCTGCAAACGAATTTTTAAATTTAGAAGGTAATAAATTATCTACTTCTAAAAACTGGGCAGTTTGGTTGCACGAATATTTAGAAGATTTCCCAAATCAGCAAGATGTTTTACGTTACACTTTAACAGCAAATGCTCCTGAAAGTAAAGACAACGATTTTACTTGGAAAGATTTTCAAGCAAAAAATAATAATGAGTTAGTCGCTATTTTTGGGAATTTTATAAATCGTGTGGTTGTTTTAACTAACAAATATTACGAAGGAAAAGTACCTGTTGCGAGTGATTTATCAGAAGTTGATGAAGATACTTTAGCTACTTTAAAAGAGTTTCCTAATGTAATTGCTAAATCAATTGAGCGTTACCGCTTTAGAGAAGCATCTCAAGAATTAATGAATTTAGCACGTTTAGGTAATAAATATTTAGCCGATGAAGAGCCTTGGAAAATGATTAAGGTTGATACAGAACGTACTAAAACAATTATGAATGTAGCTTTACAAATTGCTACTGGATTAGCTATTTTATCAGAACCTTTTTTACCTTTTACTTCAACAAAGTTAAAATCAATTTTAAATATTGATGCTAATTTAACTTGGAATGATGTATCAGAAAAAGACATTTTAATTTCAGATAATCATCAAATTAATAAAGCCGAATTATTATTTTCTAAAATTGAAGATGTTGAAATTGAAAAACAATTAGCAAAATTAGAAGCTACTAAAAAAGCAAATGAAGCTGAAAACAGAGTTCTTGAGCCTCAAAAAGAAACCATTGAATTTGATGATTTCACAAAAATAGATATCCGTGTAGGAACTATTACTGCTGCCGAAAAAGTTGCAAAAACTAAAAAATTATTAAAACTTACTGTTGATGTTGGGCTTGATACCAGAACAATTGTTTCGGGAATTGCTGAAAGCTTTAAACCTGAAGATATTATTGGACAACAAGTTTCTGTTGTTTGTAATTTAGCACCACGTAAATTAAAAGGAATAGAAAGTCAAGGAATGATTTTAATGATTGATACGCCTGATGGTAAACTTGCATTTTCACAACCTTCTGAAAAGGTAACAAACGGAGAGTTTATATCTTAA
- a CDS encoding Tex family protein: MQLINYIISRCQISLKSIQSTIELLNEDCTIPFIARYRKEKTGNLDEVEIGLIVELKEQFEILEKRKKTIIKAIEEQDALTDELKNKIDKTENITALEDIYLPYKKKRKTKAETARKNGLEPLAKMIMSQRINDLNFTASKYKNKEVLSEEKALEGARHIISEWINERTDVRNNIRKELARFSVINTKIVKTKKEEENAQKFKDYFDWNESFSRIPSHRFLAILRAEKEGFIRIKIDIDNERAIQKIENSIIRSQNNCSEQIELAIADAYKRLLLPALTNEAMVIAKEKADESAITVFTKNLQQLLLSAPLGEKRILAIDPGFRSGCKVVCLNKQGDLLQNETIYPHAPQHKSDEAIQKINALVEKHNIEAIAIGNGTASRETEQFIKKISFKNNISVFVISEAGASIYSASKIARDEFPDYDVTVRGAISIGRRLADPLAELVKIDAKSIGVGQYQHDVDQNKLKKSLDTVVAHCVNKVGVNINTASVSLLSAVSGIGIKLAENIVNYRNENGAFKNRTAIKKVPRLGGKAFEQSAGFLRIKNGDNPLDNSAVHPERYALVKQMAKDSGNKIIDLIGNNSVLKQLKLQQYVTDSYGLPTLQDIVKELEKPGLDPREKAKEFSFNEHVKTIDDLKIGMILPGIINNITNFGCFVDIGIKESGLVHVSNLSNTFVKDINEHVTLNQHVQVKVLEVDVTRKRIQLSMNF, translated from the coding sequence ATGCAACTCATCAATTATATAATTTCTCGCTGTCAAATTTCTTTAAAATCGATTCAAAGTACTATTGAATTATTAAATGAAGATTGTACTATTCCTTTTATTGCTCGCTACAGAAAAGAAAAAACTGGTAATTTAGATGAAGTTGAAATCGGTTTAATAGTCGAATTAAAAGAGCAATTTGAAATCCTTGAAAAAAGAAAAAAAACAATCATAAAAGCCATTGAAGAACAAGATGCTTTAACCGATGAACTAAAAAATAAGATTGATAAAACAGAAAATATTACTGCTTTAGAAGACATTTATCTTCCTTATAAAAAGAAACGAAAAACAAAAGCCGAAACTGCTCGTAAAAACGGATTAGAACCTCTGGCAAAAATGATAATGAGTCAGCGTATAAATGACTTAAATTTTACTGCATCAAAATATAAAAACAAAGAAGTTTTATCCGAAGAAAAAGCCTTAGAAGGCGCACGTCATATTATATCAGAATGGATAAATGAACGCACCGATGTTCGAAATAATATTCGTAAAGAATTAGCACGTTTTTCTGTTATAAATACTAAAATTGTAAAAACAAAAAAAGAAGAAGAAAACGCCCAAAAATTTAAAGATTACTTTGATTGGAATGAAAGTTTTAGTAGAATTCCTTCTCATAGATTTTTAGCTATTCTTCGTGCCGAAAAGGAAGGTTTTATCAGAATAAAAATTGATATAGATAACGAAAGAGCTATTCAGAAAATAGAAAACAGTATTATTCGTTCTCAAAATAATTGTAGTGAACAGATTGAATTAGCTATTGCCGATGCTTATAAACGCTTATTGTTGCCTGCTTTAACAAATGAAGCAATGGTAATTGCTAAAGAAAAAGCAGATGAGAGTGCAATAACAGTATTTACAAAAAATTTACAACAACTCTTATTAAGTGCTCCGTTAGGCGAAAAACGAATTTTAGCGATTGACCCAGGTTTTCGTTCAGGTTGTAAAGTGGTTTGCTTAAATAAACAAGGCGATTTATTACAAAATGAAACTATTTATCCACACGCACCGCAACATAAATCTGATGAAGCTATTCAAAAAATAAATGCTTTAGTTGAAAAACATAACATTGAAGCAATTGCAATTGGAAACGGAACTGCATCAAGAGAAACGGAACAGTTTATCAAAAAAATATCTTTTAAAAATAACATTTCGGTTTTTGTTATTAGTGAAGCTGGAGCATCTATTTATTCGGCTTCAAAAATTGCTAGAGATGAATTTCCTGATTACGATGTTACCGTTCGTGGTGCAATTTCTATTGGTCGTAGATTGGCTGACCCATTGGCTGAATTAGTTAAAATTGATGCAAAATCGATTGGTGTAGGGCAATATCAACATGATGTTGACCAAAATAAGCTAAAAAAATCATTAGATACTGTTGTAGCACATTGTGTAAATAAAGTAGGCGTAAATATAAATACGGCTAGTGTTTCGTTATTAAGTGCTGTTTCAGGGATTGGAATAAAACTAGCCGAAAATATTGTAAATTATCGAAATGAAAATGGTGCTTTTAAAAACAGAACTGCCATAAAAAAAGTACCTCGTTTAGGCGGAAAAGCATTTGAACAATCCGCAGGTTTTTTACGTATTAAAAATGGCGATAATCCTTTAGATAATTCGGCTGTACATCCCGAACGTTACGCCTTAGTTAAACAAATGGCAAAAGATTCTGGTAATAAAATTATCGATTTAATAGGAAATAACTCAGTTTTAAAACAATTAAAATTACAACAATATGTTACCGATTCTTACGGATTACCTACCCTTCAGGATATTGTAAAAGAATTAGAAAAACCTGGATTAGATCCTAGAGAAAAAGCAAAAGAATTTAGTTTTAACGAACACGTTAAAACTATTGATGATTTAAAAATAGGAATGATTCTTCCAGGAATTATCAACAATATTACAAATTTTGGTTGTTTTGTCGATATCGGAATTAAAGAAAGTGGTTTAGTTCATGTTTCTAACCTTTCAAATACTTTTGTAAAAGATATAAATGAACATGTTACTTTAAATCAGCATGTACAAGTAAAGGTTTTAGAGGTCGATGTAACAAGAAAACGCATTCAACTTTCTATGAATTTCTAA
- a CDS encoding YitT family protein, whose translation MNIIKLKNELKNYFFILSGSLILAIGVVGFLAPNKIATGGTSGLSIVLNYISNIPIGMLLLITNAPLLLISVKYIGKRFAFRTMISIVSLALYIDLFREVFKFPALSDNTLLSTIYGGVCVGLGIGVIFKGDASAGGGAIIARILKDKYDFKPGTVILTLDILIILLSALVFKDLELALWAMLSIFVASKFIDLVVTGRKQNKIVHIASDDLNTLKMVIASKMGISGTLIEGNNLSQGNQRNILFLSINKNRIMTLKNLVEKHDSEAYMIVLEATQLLGSSNTIK comes from the coding sequence ATGAATATTATAAAATTAAAAAATGAGTTAAAAAATTATTTTTTCATACTCAGTGGTAGTTTAATTTTAGCTATTGGTGTTGTTGGCTTTTTAGCACCAAATAAAATAGCAACAGGAGGAACTTCTGGTTTGTCAATTGTGTTAAATTATATTTCTAATATTCCGATAGGGATGTTGTTGTTAATTACAAATGCACCTTTATTATTAATAAGTGTAAAATATATAGGAAAACGTTTTGCTTTTAGAACTATGATTTCTATTGTTTCTTTGGCTTTATATATTGATTTATTTAGAGAGGTTTTTAAATTCCCTGCATTAAGTGATAACACATTGTTATCTACTATTTATGGTGGTGTTTGTGTAGGCTTAGGGATTGGAGTTATTTTTAAAGGAGATGCGTCGGCAGGTGGTGGTGCTATTATAGCACGTATTTTAAAAGATAAATATGACTTTAAACCAGGAACAGTAATTTTAACTTTAGATATTTTAATAATTCTTTTATCAGCACTTGTTTTTAAAGATTTAGAACTTGCCTTGTGGGCAATGCTAAGTATTTTTGTAGCTAGTAAATTTATAGATTTAGTAGTTACAGGACGTAAGCAAAATAAAATTGTACATATTGCTTCAGATGATTTAAATACCTTAAAAATGGTGATAGCCTCTAAAATGGGAATTTCAGGAACTTTAATTGAAGGTAATAATTTATCGCAAGGTAATCAGCGTAATATTTTATTTTTATCGATAAATAAAAATAGAATTATGACGCTTAAAAATCTTGTTGAAAAGCACGACTCAGAAGCTTATATGATTGTTTTAGAAGCAACACAATTATTAGGTTCTTCAAATACAATAAAGTAA